The DNA region ATATTACACTATTGCCTTACTGGGAGCATGGTGTAGCCAGGGATCATTGCGGGCTCCAGTTATGGGAATGAATTAAAGAGGGTCATCTGATCCGTGACGATTAACTGGAGCGATGACCCATAGAAGAGACCCGCCGATCTGGGTTCAAATCCCAGTGCTCCCACTAAGAAGGAGAGATAAGATGAACGAAAAAATAAATGTGAAAACAATCATCTCAATGTTTGTACTACTGTTAGGCATAATATTCTATTTTGCATGGAATGTAAAATATGGTGCATGGACAGACATAGGAATTTATTCCGTAACTATTGTTCTGATCGGTTTCGGGATAGCAGGATTATTACTCTCCATGCTTCCAGAAAAAGAGGGTTAAAATGAGAATTGAAAGAGTGATACCTGTAATTGCCGTTTTGTTAATGACAATGGGTATTTTATCTACCGTATACGTTCACTCATTTCAGGAAAGAGAGGGAACAGATTATCTGAAGATAAATGGGAAAGAGTTCGGCATTAATGATCTATTCAATTCATGTAATAAAAAGGATATGAAAACTTCTATGGGAGAAACACATACCGGAATTTCATTGGCGGACATTGTAAATCTTTCGGGAGTGGAAAATCCTGGTGAGCATATCTATACGATTATAGCGGCAGATGGCTACTCCAAGACAGTGGAATGGAATAACATCAAAAATGGCATATTTACAGAGGAGGAAAAAAGAGCGATATTTTCAGATTTGCCCAAACAATTTTGGGTAAGAAATATTGTTGAAATAAAGGTGATTTAAAATGAAAAAGATGAGGATGTTAGCAGGGGTTGTCCTCTTTGGCTCTATATGGGGATTGATGGAATGCGCCCTCGGCGACTATCTGCACAATGTGGGCTTTTCGTCGGGAGCAATAATGACGGGTTTTATCGGCCTTGGACTGATGGCCGTAAGCAGGAGGATTTACGGAATAAGGGGCATGCAGCTCGGCATGGGAGCAGTTGCAGGAATGCTGAAATTCCTCCATCCTGTCGGCGGGTGCCTGCTCTGCTCTGCAATAGCGATAGCTGTGGAAGGAGCGCTTTTTGAGATGATTTGGTACAGTCCCCGCATAAGCATTAACAGAATAAATGGGATTGAAATGAAAGTCAGCATGGGCATTATCTCCGGTTACGTGATATACACCCTTGGCTATGTAGCCACACAGGTTTTAACACCACTGGTTGTATCTGCTCCTTTTTACCTGTCAGATTTGCTTGCCGTGATACCCAAAATTCTTTCGAGTGGGACGATTGCCGGGCTGGCCGGGGGATTGACTCTCACCATGGTCCTTTCAATACCAAACGATGTGGCCAGTAGAATGGTGGAAATAAAGAAAGAGGTTTATTATCCAGTAGCATCTCTTGTCTCCATACTCTGCTGGGCTGGCATAATCATGCTGCCATGAAAAATTTCCTGCTCACCGGGGAAAAAAATTCTGGGAAAAGTACAGCAGTATACAAAATGGTCAGGAATGCCAGTTTTTCGTGTGGGGGAGTTCTCTCTCTTCCAGTAATAAGCAACGGTGCAAAGATAGGAATAGATGCTCTCGATATTATGACGGGAGAATCAAAAGCGTTGGCAAGGGTTGGAGGTGACTTTAAAGGAATAGAGATGGGCAGGTATAAGATAAGCGGTAAGGGGATAAAACACGGCGAAAATGCGATAAATCGGGCGATTGGGAATTGCAAACTCGTTGTTATAGATGAGATAGGCCCGCTGGAGTTGAATGGACGCGGTTGGATAAAAGCCGCAGAGTATGCTTTGGAAAGCGAGAGCAATGTTTTCATTGTAGTCAGAAGTCAATTGAGAGATGCATTTATTGAAAAGTATGGAAAATATGGACTGAATGTCATAAATTTCAATGGGATTTCGCTTTCCGAGTTGCAAAAGAAATTGTGTGAGAAGCGAACATAATAACAAATTTTTTGTATAGATTTTTGTTTTTGTAGTGAATATATGGAGTTAAAGGATTTCGTTGAAAAATATGGTGAAAGATACAGTGAGTTGCTTGGGATAGATGTAGACAAGGAAATATTCAAATGGTTCCTGGCTGCTTTGCTTTTTGGAGCCCCTATTAAGGAAGAGAATGCTATCAGAACCTATAGAGTTTTAGAAAAATATGGATATACGTCTCCGGAAAAGATTATTGAAGCTGGATGGGATGAAATCGTAAGATGCTTGGATAAGGGGGGATATACAAGATATGACTTTAAAACGGCTGATAAACTCATGGAGGCATGCGAAAATTTGTTGAAACGGGGAGGAATAGAAAAAAATATTGAAGGAAGGAAGAAACGAGAGAGATTTGAAAGAGTTAGCAAAGGGAATAGGAGATACAACAGTTAATATTTTTTTGAGGGAAATGGGAATGGAACATGAACCATCTAAATATGCAGTTTTAGCTGCTAAAAAGCATGGATTGTGGAAGGAAAAAATAATAGAGGTGAAAGGAATAGATGCTGCTGAACTTGAGATCGCTTTGATGAAGTTGGGAAGAGACTTTTGCAGGAAAAATAAATGCAATGAATGCCCTTTTCCTTGTTAAATTCTACAATTATCGCAAATTATAACATTAGGGAACACATTTACTTTTTAATGCAGGAGAGGATTGGGATAATATATGGCGATACGACATCAACAGCCTTTACCTTCGCTTCGAACAGGCAGATAAGGAGACTCGACTACGTATATGTTGTTCATGAAGAAAGAAAAGTTCTGGCTCAAATCAGGGAAGCAAAGCGCATATCCAAGCTTTCCTTTGAAAAAGTTTTTCTTGAGGAAGCTAGGGAAGAAGGTGAAAAAATTTCCGCATCTGCAGACGTTATTGGATATAGTGGAAGGCAGGGGCTTTGTGTTCCCAGGACACCGTTCAGGCAGGGAGATTACGTTTACATAGCTGATGAAGCCATTGTAAGAGAAGTGCTCGGATTAAAAAAGAAAGGCGCCTATATAGGGCTCCTAAAAGATTTGAATATAAAAGTTTACCTGGACATAAATACACTCCTCCAGAAACATGTTTCAATACTTGCGAAAAGTGGAAGCGGTAAAAGTTATGCAATGGGTGTAATAATCGAGGAGTTTATAAAAAATAATGTGCCGGTTGTGATAATAGACCCGCATGGGGAATATGCTTCCCTTATCCATCCAAACCTGGACAAAAATGAACTGGAAATGATGAAAAGATTTGATGTGAAACCGAAGGGCTATGGAGGAAATATTGTCCAGTATTCTCCGGGAAATGGGGCAAATCCAGATTCGATACCACTTTACTTGGACGAGATAAACCTGGAACTGAACGATCTGCTTGACGTAATGCCATCTAAAATAACCGGTGTGCAGAAAGGAATTCTTTACCAGGCAATAAAGGAAGTCAGTGAAAAAAAGAGGATATACCTACTGGAGGACATTATAGACAATCTAAAGGAAGCTAAAAGCAGTGCAAAATGGAATTTGATTCCGCAGCTCGAGGAGCTGAATGACATGGGGCTGTTCTCGGCAGATGCAACGCCAATAGAATCACTTGTCCGGAAAGGGAAATGTTCGATAATAAATCTGAGGGGCATTCCGCCGCACATACAGGATGTGGTCGTTTCTCATGTCCTTGCAAAATTATTTGATGAAAGAAAAAGGAATGGCATTCCCCCATTCATGGTAGTCATAGAGGAGTCGCACAGGTATTGCCCCGAGAGAGGGCAGGGGGGAGCCATATCTTCGGAGATAATAAGAACGGTAGCCTCAGAGGGAAGAAAATTTGGAATGGGGCTGGCGATAGTTAGCCAGCGTCCAGCCCGGGTTGAAAAGAATGTTGTATCCCAGTGCAATACGCAGATAATACTGAAGACCACCAACCCCAATGACGTGAAGGCAATAGTTGCCTCGGTGGAGGGATTGACACAGGGAGCGGCGGATGAAATACAGCGACTTCCAATAGGAATGGCAATTGTGAGCGGTCTGCCAATCAATGCACCCCTCTTCGTGGAGATAAGGGTGAGAAGGTCGAGCCACGGCGGGAGGGCTGCAGAAGTTATTGATGAGGATGATAAGAGTTCTGCCCGTAAATTTTCTTTTAGATTCGGCAGATAGAAACAAAATTATTTAAAAAAGGATTAAATACAGTTATCATGAAAATTCTTGTCCACGTATGCTGTGCTCCCTGCTTTTGCTATCCTCACAAAAAGTTATGCGAGGAGGGATACGATGTCGTTGGATTCTGGTACAACCCGAATATTCATCCTTTTATGGAATACAGGGCAAGAGAGGAGTCGTTAAGAAATTATGCAGAAATAGAAAATGTTGAGGTAGTTTACAATACCTACGATTTTATTGACTACCTAAAAATGCAACTGCAAAGCGTTGAACGACCGGAGAGATGCGAGCATTGCTATGCTTATAGGCTTGAAAGAACTGCAAAGTATGCAACAGAAAACGGTTTCGATGCATTTACCACCACACTCCTTGTTTCCCATCATCAGTATCACGAGGCGATAAAAAAAGCAGGCAATGAGTTAGCAGAGAAATACGGCATACCGTTTTACTACGAGGATTTCCGTAAAGGATTGCATCAGGGTAATGCCATATCTAAAGCCTACGGACTTTATCGCCAGAAATACTGCGGATGCATCTTAAGCGAATGGGAGAGATACCGAAAGGCTTTATGAAAAAATCAATTTCCTCTTTTTCATGTGTATACTGTTCTTTCTGTCGTTCTCATTATTTTCGCCACTTCCTTTTGTTTATATCCCTCAGCTGAAGAGGATATTTGAGATGTAGGGCAAAATAGGGCAAATGGAGATAAATTCTGCAGAACTGGGAAAAAATTGATAGTCACCGATTCCATACAACCTTCTCCCTTTTTATCCATTCCCTGAAGAAAAAGTCCGCTATGCGATTTTTGTAAATCATACCACGTTTTTCCAATGATTGAATTGCTTTTCTGATATGAGCAAATGATTTTAATCCATGCTTTTCTATAAATTCTGTATTTAACTCAAAATCTTTATCCCTTCCAGCCATTATTACCAGCAATTTTTTCTGATATTCGCTCCCTATATTATTCCATATCAATTCAAAGCCAGGACTAAAGGAAGAAATCACCTCATCCAAAGCCCTTTTTGCCTTTTTTAAATCAATTTTATTACCCAAATTCCATACCTCATGACATATTGCCTGCACGTAGAAAGGAATACCTTCGCTGAAAGCAAGGACAAAGTTCGTCGCTTCCCTATTTATCTTTTTACCAGTTTCTTCAAATCTTTCTATTACGAATTTTTCCAGCTTTTTTCTCTCCACGGGCTCGAGCCTTACCATTTTCCCAAATCGGTAAAAAGGTCTTTCCTCATTTTCAAAAATTAATGAAATTAGATGCCTTTCACTCCCTGAAAAAAGGTAGCTCACGTTTTTATGGTTTTCCATTATCGCTCTCATCCTCCTTTCCATTCCCAAGCCATCAAACTTTTCAATTTCCTGAAATTCATCGAATGCAATTATTATCCTTTTCTTCTTCCCCTTCTTTTCAGGGAAAGCCAACACCTCTTCTAAAAGATCCTCTTTATTTCTGAAAATGGGCTCAATGCCCATTCTTCCCTTCTCGTCAATGAAGATTCTTACGCTTATTTTCGTAAAAAAATCCTTTATTTCCTTTGCAGCTTTTTCTATTGAACTATATGCGTTTTTAACAATTTCATTTATCATCATCCTTGCCATATCTTCCTTTGTTATTACACTTTGAAGATTTATTCTTACTGCTATTGCTTTCCCCTGATCGTTTATCTTTCTGAATATTTCCTCTATCAGAGAAGATTTTCCCATTTTTCTGGGGGAATAAAGAATGACGTGCTGCCCGGAAAGCAAATCCATCGTCAGTTCCTTTATTTCTTTCTCCCTGTCCACGAAATGTTTGCCTGTAACAATCGCCCCATATATGAAAGGATTTTCCATAAGATCCATAAAACCTAATGAGATAATACTTTATAACTTTTTGGTTATAACCTTTTAGTTATAACTTTTTGGTTACATATACTTATTGCAAAAGCTCAAGATAGCATTTTCATGATTTTCCAAATTTTGAGGAGACAATGATTGATATGTAAGTAGTGTCACCGTTTCGTTATCGGCATCAGATACAGCATCTGGTGTAGCATTCACTAAATACCGCATTAATGGAGGAAGCTGGATTACCTATACGTCTACATTTACAATAAGCAGTGATGGTGTTCACGCCTTGGAGTATTACAGCCAGGATAATGCAGGAAATACTGAAACAACGCATAGCGTAGAGATAAAAATTGATAAAACAGCACCATCTCCAGTTTCAAATCTACATAGTCCTACTCATGTTCCTGGAGAATATTCAAATGTTAATACAATAGAAGTGGAATGGACAGCTTCAGCAGATGCAATAAGCCATTTAGATGGATATGCAATTGAATAGGATCATACTGCAGATACGATTCCAGATGGAAAGGATATAGAAGAAGGAGTTAATTCATTAAGCAATACTGTTGGAGATGGAACACGGTATTTCCACATAAGGCCAATTGATAATGCTGGAAATTATGGATCAACATCTCATATCGGACCATTCATTATAGATACAACTGCTCCAGTAACAACACATTCATTATCTGGGACACTTGGCAATAATGGCTGGTATGTGAGCAATGTTGATGTAACTCTAACAGTAACCGATGATGATGGAATTGCTTTTACTAAATACCGCATTGATGGTGGCAGTTGACTCACATATACTGCACCAATCACAATCGGTGTTGAGGGAACCCATACAGTAGATTACTACAGCCAGGATAATGCTGGAAATACTGAAACAGTGCACAGTGTAGAAATAAAAATAGATAAGACTGCTCCATCAATAGAAAGTGTAAAAGTTTTGCCGATTGTCCAACTATTAAATGGGTATGTTAACATAACTTGTGATATAGTTGATATTAATACTCAGGTGGTAAAAGTTAACATCATGAAATACCCAAATGAATCGGTTATAAACACGACAATGATAAGTACAGATAGTGCCACATATTACTTTAATGCAACTTATGATGAAGAGGGAGTATATGACTCCTTTATATGGGCAGAAGACGAGAGTGGGCATTCTTCTGTTTCACTATCTTATAGATTCTATATATGCAATCTAACGTATGAATGTAAAATTTCATGTGGGAAAAATAACATAAGTTCGGAGAGCATGGATGTAGAACTTGTTATTAATTCTAATGACGTTACAAATGTTACAGTAGGTAATTTCAGCGAAAACCCAGTTGGTGAAGTATTATCAGTTGATTTATTAGGAAAATACTTGGAAATAAATATAGAGAATGAAAGCGTCGTTGGATGGCCTATTTATGTAAGGATATATTATTCCTTAGAAGACTTGAGTAGAAACAATATTACAGAAGCTCAATTACTTGGGATATATTATTGGAACGAAGAAAACGAAACATGGGAAATGTATAATGATACAGGAGTAAATGTAACCGATATTCTTGTCAATGGAACGCAATATGCTGGGTACGTATGGGCAAATATATGGCACTTGACGTTAATAGCTCCGGGTGCTAATCCAACCGTTCCTTTGGAAGTTAACATACAAAGCGATCCATCTGAAGTAAAGAGAGGAGGGAATCTTACTTATACTATCGCTATAAAAAATACTGGAGGTGCATCTGCACAAAACGTTCGCATAACTGAATACTATGATTCCAACTTTATTCCAATGAGCTTTGATCCTATGCCATCGGAAGGAAACAACATATGGAGATTTGATTCGATTGGGCCAGGGGAAACAAAGAAGATAAAGATAACTGGTATTGCGGCAGATAACAATGAAACAATGTTGCAAAACATGGTGCATTATTATTCGTCCAATGGAGGATGGGGAAGAGTCTGGGAGAGGACAACTGTACTGTATGCCGAGCCACATATCGAACTGGAAGCTCCCACTGAAGCAGAAGCTGGAGATGGAATATTGTGCAAGCTGATTTATTACAATGCCGGCAACATGGATATGAAAAACGTAACGGTACGGTTTACATTTCCGCATATGGAATTCGTTTATGAAAATACTTCTAATGAAAAAGAGTGGCATATGAATACTTTAGGTGGAAATTCAGGGTTCAGAGAGAAATATGGCTAGGGATAGATTTACCTTTGGATGATGGAATAATCATTCCATTATTTACAGAACTAATTTCAGACGAATTTTACCTAAATTACACAGCAAATGTAACAGTGAGAGCATGTCCATCGTTGTCGATACAAAAAGCAGATTCTCCCGATCCAGTTTATGAAGGAGAAAACTTGAGTTATACAATCATTATTTCAAACAATGGAAACATGAACGCCAGTAATGTAATCATAGAGGATGACTACGATGAAAGCATGCTGAACATAACCGATGCAGATGGTGGCACAGATGACGGAGATAAAATAACATGGAATATTGGCAATCTCACTGCTGGAGAAAGCAAGGAATATACAGTTATTGCCAAAGTAAAAGGCATAGAAGAAGAAACCACATTTCTTAACTACGCGACTGTTACATGCGGTCAGAGTGTGAGTGATTCATGTTCAGAGCAGACTACAGCTAAACCGCTACTCTCTCCTCCTGTTCTTCGGGTCAGCTTATCTTCTGCAAGTCAAGTAGAAACCAACTCTGAGATTGTATACAATATTATGATCAGCAATATTGGCGAGGAAAATGCTATTAATATGTCAATAACTGATTATTACGATTACAATCAAATCGTAGTAATAGACTCGGATGGAGGCACTGATGACGGGAATAAAATAACATGGAATGTTGGGTTGTTGCAAGGTGGGGAGAGCATAAATTACACCATTGTTGCTAAAGTGATAGCAGAAAGCGGAAGCATCATGAACTATGTTGAAGTAAGTTGTGAAAATGGGAA from Candidatus Thermoplasmatota archaeon includes:
- a CDS encoding ATP-binding protein codes for the protein MDLMENPFIYGAIVTGKHFVDREKEIKELTMDLLSGQHVILYSPRKMGKSSLIEEIFRKINDQGKAIAVRINLQSVITKEDMARMMINEIVKNAYSSIEKAAKEIKDFFTKISVRIFIDEKGRMGIEPIFRNKEDLLEEVLAFPEKKGKKKRIIIAFDEFQEIEKFDGLGMERRMRAIMENHKNVSYLFSGSERHLISLIFENEERPFYRFGKMVRLEPVERKKLEKFVIERFEETGKKINREATNFVLAFSEGIPFYVQAICHEVWNLGNKIDLKKAKRALDEVISSFSPGFELIWNNIGSEYQKKLLVIMAGRDKDFELNTEFIEKHGLKSFAHIRKAIQSLEKRGMIYKNRIADFFFREWIKREKVVWNR
- a CDS encoding nucleoside-triphosphatase yields the protein MKNFLLTGEKNSGKSTAVYKMVRNASFSCGGVLSLPVISNGAKIGIDALDIMTGESKALARVGGDFKGIEMGRYKISGKGIKHGENAINRAIGNCKLVVIDEIGPLELNGRGWIKAAEYALESESNVFIVVRSQLRDAFIEKYGKYGLNVINFNGISLSELQKKLCEKRT
- a CDS encoding epoxyqueuosine reductase QueH, with product MKILVHVCCAPCFCYPHKKLCEEGYDVVGFWYNPNIHPFMEYRAREESLRNYAEIENVEVVYNTYDFIDYLKMQLQSVERPERCEHCYAYRLERTAKYATENGFDAFTTTLLVSHHQYHEAIKKAGNELAEKYGIPFYYEDFRKGLHQGNAISKAYGLYRQKYCGCILSEWERYRKAL
- a CDS encoding ATP-binding protein; protein product: MQERIGIIYGDTTSTAFTFASNRQIRRLDYVYVVHEERKVLAQIREAKRISKLSFEKVFLEEAREEGEKISASADVIGYSGRQGLCVPRTPFRQGDYVYIADEAIVREVLGLKKKGAYIGLLKDLNIKVYLDINTLLQKHVSILAKSGSGKSYAMGVIIEEFIKNNVPVVIIDPHGEYASLIHPNLDKNELEMMKRFDVKPKGYGGNIVQYSPGNGANPDSIPLYLDEINLELNDLLDVMPSKITGVQKGILYQAIKEVSEKKRIYLLEDIIDNLKEAKSSAKWNLIPQLEELNDMGLFSADATPIESLVRKGKCSIINLRGIPPHIQDVVVSHVLAKLFDERKRNGIPPFMVVIEESHRYCPERGQGGAISSEIIRTVASEGRKFGMGLAIVSQRPARVEKNVVSQCNTQIILKTTNPNDVKAIVASVEGLTQGAADEIQRLPIGMAIVSGLPINAPLFVEIRVRRSSHGGRAAEVIDEDDKSSARKFSFRFGR